Proteins from one Vicia villosa cultivar HV-30 ecotype Madison, WI unplaced genomic scaffold, Vvil1.0 ctg.000253F_1_1, whole genome shotgun sequence genomic window:
- the LOC131626010 gene encoding uncharacterized protein LOC131626010: MVTTEDLDVKKAHTPHARRSKENVLGITVPLQSVISKTPQNPELNEDTIGKNTDDDVHTTGGDAHMVDDDVHIPNDDVQMTEEEEDDVGVQKNNDNADVTPDVTNNTEDGPDADACINVVNLDDLSDSDLVANVNPSIAKRLMTRRGKKVVNQSPPKREVVLKSTSGPMKRKVPKSTSTGPIKSKDVSQSTPIGPVKSKVVPKSTSVGPTKSWSKVVPKKMKAQVIAESDSDVAMDYQDTPLKKKPTTSKLAASVPEVPIDSVSFHYPSSANRWKYVYQKRLALERELVQNTLKCKEIKDLINEVGLIKIVTHFSKCYEMLVKEFIVNLLEDCADRKSKDFRKVYVRGKCVTFSSTIINNYLGRSDEAQPELEVSDNKVCEVITTEQVKSWPLKGKFFASKLNIKYAMLHKIGDANWLPTNHKSIVATILGKFIYAVGTKTRFDYGIILNQYPNILNENDSVCKRESTMSFHYKLFQGTHVPDIVMTSAETSKGTSKKICKELDARKVALEKMISTLEMDENDTFVDAAETEGQAEQENGSDSDDEKEEEEVSLADGTNKEIDDDSSSGSESDD, from the exons ATGGTGACTACTGAAGATCTTGATGTGAAGAAGGCTCACACCCCACATGCAAGAAGATCTAAAGAGAAT GTTCTTGGAATAACCGTTCCTTTGCAATCTGTTATTTCTAAAACCCCCCAGAACCCTGAACTCAATGAAGATACCATAGGGAAGAATACTGATGATGATGTTCACACAACTGGTGGTGATGCTCACATGGTTGATGATGATGTACACATTCCCAATGATGATGTACAAATGACTGAGGAGGAAGAGGATGATGTTGGAGTTCAAAAGAATAATGATAATGCTGATGTTACTCCGGATGTCACTAACAACACTGAAGATGGACCTGATGCTGATGCATGTATAAATGTTGTCAATCTTGATGATTTGTCTGATAGTGATTTGGTGGCCAATGTGAACCCTAGCATAGCAAAACGCCTCATGACAAGAAGAGGGAAGAAGGTTGTTAATCAAAGTCCTCCCAAGAGGGAAGTTGTCCTTAAAAGCACCTCTGGCCCTATGAAGAGGAAAGTTCCAAAGAGTACCTCAACTGGACCCATCAAAAGTAAAGATGTGTCCCAAAGTACCCCTATTGGACCTGTTAAGAGTAAGGTTGTGCCTAAGAGCACCTCTGTTGGCCCTACCAAATCCTGGAGCAAGGTTGTTCCCAAGAAAATGAAGGCTCAAGTTATtgcagaatcagattctgatgttgCTATGGATTATCAAGACACTCCATTGAAGAAGAAACCAACCACTAGCAAGCTTGCTGCTAGTGTGCCTGAGGTACCTATTGATAGTGTCTCTTTTCACTATCCTTCTAGTGCCAACAGGTGGAAGTATGTGTACCAGAAGAGGCTGGCCTTGGAGAGGGAGTTGGTTCAGAATACCCTTAAGTGTAAGGAGATCAAGGACCTGATTAATGAAGTTGGGTTAATAAAGATTGTAACTCATTTCTCTAAGTGTTATGAGATGCTGGTGAAGGAGTTTATTGTGAATCTATTAGAAGACTGTGCTGATAGAAAGTCAAAAGATTTTAGGAAAGTGTATGTGAGAGGAAAGTGTGTCACATTCTCCTCAACTATTATAAACAACTATCTAGGAAGATCTGatgaagctcaacctgagctgGAGGTGTCTGACAacaaagtatgtgaggttatcaCTACTGAGCAGGTGAAAAGCTGGCCCCTGAAGGGAAAATTTTTTGCAAGCAAGCTCAACATAAAGTATGCCATGCTACACAAGATTGGAGATGCTAACtggcttcccacaaaccacaagtcAATCGTTGCTACTATCCTGGGAAAATTTATATATGCAGTTGGAACCAAGACAAGGTTTGACTATG GTATCATTTTGAATCAGTATCCTAACATTTTAAATGAAAATGACTCTGTCTGCAAGAGAGAAAGTACCATGTCTTTCCACTACAAGCTGTTTCAAGGAACCCATGTTCCAGACATTGTCATGACTTCTGCTGAGACATCCAAGGGAACCTCAAAGAAAATCTGCAAGGAACTGGATGCCAGGAAGGTGGCTCTGGAGAAGATGATAAGCACATTGGAGATGGATGAGAATGATACTTTTGTTGATGCTGCAGAGACAGAAGGACAAGCTGAACAGGAAAATGGAAGTGATTCTGATGacgagaaggaagaagaagaggtcAGTTTAGCTGATGGCACAAATAAGGAAATTGATGATGATAGCTCTAGTGGCTCTGAGTCTGATGACTAG
- the LOC131626011 gene encoding secreted RxLR effector protein 161-like translates to MRKCIWNNLKALLIQIFLTNNVSHKRTPAPTHLKLSKDEGGTSVDQSLYRSMIGNLLYLTTSRPDIAFVVGVCARYQVESKVSHINQVKRILKYVNGTCDYGILYSHGCEPILSGYCDADWAGSADDRKSTSRGCIFLGNNLISWFNKKQNCVSLSTAEAE, encoded by the coding sequence ATGAGGAAGTGTATATGGAACAACCTAAAGGCTTTGTTGATCCAAATCTTCCTAACCAATAATGTTAGTCACAAAAGAACACCTGCACCTACTCATTTAAAGTTATCTAAAGATGAAGGTGGCACTAGTGTTGACCAGAGTCTGTATAGGAGCATGATTGGAAATCTGCTATATCTAACAACTAGCAGACCAGATATTGCTTTTGTAGTTGGAGTATGTGCTAGATATCAAGTAGAATCCAAAGTAAGTCACATAAATCAGGTCAAGAGGATTCTCAAATATGTGAATGGAACTTGTGATTATGGTATATTGTattctcatgggtgtgaacctatCCTATCTgggtattgtgatgctgattgggctggaagtgctgatgatagAAAAAGCACATCTAGAGGATGTATCTTCTTGGGAAACAATCTCATATCATGGTTCAACAAGAAGCAAAATTGTGTCTCTTTATCTACTGCTGAAGCTGAGTAA